One stretch of Lacimicrobium alkaliphilum DNA includes these proteins:
- a CDS encoding D-hexose-6-phosphate mutarotase produces the protein MKLSAHVSQRTSDKGLELVNVDNQSATAVLSLYGGHMLSFIPKKDNLERLWLSPEAIMDGTKAIRGGIPVCWPWFAAHQQPGLPAHGYLRTQPWNIVHINDASDCTELVLQPVQSTGKGFEGDAEVSLVIHVGEQLSISLVTRNTGHSAFEFRAALHSYFKVSDISQVQIQGLSGQYIDKVQQNSLLPTPSPYNILAETDRIHLCTADKVVLEDNVQQMAIGSSGHDSIVVWNPGLQKAAEMADMPEQEYQHMLCIETAVTRGKTLQAGETHTLTQRIG, from the coding sequence GTGAAACTGTCCGCTCATGTGTCTCAACGTACTTCAGATAAGGGCCTGGAGTTAGTCAATGTGGATAATCAGTCCGCCACTGCGGTATTGTCGCTTTACGGTGGCCATATGCTCAGTTTTATACCAAAGAAGGATAACCTCGAACGTTTGTGGCTGAGTCCTGAGGCAATCATGGACGGCACCAAAGCCATTCGCGGCGGTATCCCGGTTTGCTGGCCCTGGTTTGCTGCCCATCAGCAGCCTGGCCTGCCTGCCCATGGCTATTTGCGCACTCAGCCCTGGAATATCGTGCATATCAATGATGCCTCTGATTGTACTGAACTGGTGCTTCAGCCAGTGCAAAGCACAGGCAAAGGATTTGAAGGCGATGCTGAGGTCTCACTGGTTATCCACGTCGGCGAACAGTTAAGCATTAGCCTGGTCACCAGAAACACCGGCCACAGCGCTTTTGAATTCCGCGCTGCACTACACAGCTACTTTAAGGTCAGTGATATCAGCCAGGTTCAGATACAGGGGTTAAGCGGCCAGTATATCGACAAGGTGCAACAGAACAGCCTGCTACCTACCCCATCTCCCTACAACATCCTTGCCGAAACAGATCGTATTCACCTGTGTACTGCCGACAAGGTTGTGTTAGAGGATAACGTGCAGCAAATGGCTATTGGCTCTTCGGGTCACGACAGCATTGTAGTCTGGAATCCCGGCCTGCAAAAAGCCGCCGAAATGGCCGATATGCCGGAGCAGGAATATCAGCATATGCTGTGTATCGAAACGGCAGTAACTCGGGGTAAGACCTTACAAGCCGGCGAGACCCATACCCTGACGCAGAGAATTGGGTAA
- the gap gene encoding type I glyceraldehyde-3-phosphate dehydrogenase, with protein MTIKVAINGFGRIGRNVLRALYEAEKNYDLQIVAINDLGDAAINAHLVKYDTAHGRFGAKVNHDDQAIYINDDKILTFSERNPADLPWKELGIDVVFECTGLFTKKSDAEMHIQAGARKVIISAPGKEVDATVVYGVNHDVLTSDMTVISNASCTTNCLAPIAKPLNDALGIENGLMTTIHAYTNDQRLSDVYHTDVRRARAAAMSMIPAKTGAAAAVGLVVPELNGKVDGMAVRVPVINVSVVDLNFVASRETSVEEVNKIIADAAAKSPMNEVLSINELPLVSVDFNHIPYSSIFDATQTKVQGNLVKVMSWYDNEWGFSNRMLDNAQYWLSL; from the coding sequence ATGACAATTAAAGTCGCGATTAACGGTTTTGGACGTATAGGCCGTAACGTTTTACGTGCCCTCTACGAAGCAGAAAAAAACTACGATCTGCAAATTGTTGCCATCAATGATTTAGGCGACGCCGCCATTAACGCCCATCTGGTTAAGTATGATACCGCTCATGGGCGCTTTGGGGCTAAGGTTAATCATGATGATCAGGCAATTTATATCAATGATGACAAGATCCTCACCTTCAGCGAGCGCAACCCTGCTGATTTACCCTGGAAAGAGCTGGGTATTGATGTTGTCTTCGAATGTACCGGCCTGTTTACCAAAAAATCTGATGCCGAAATGCACATTCAGGCTGGCGCCAGAAAAGTCATTATTTCTGCTCCGGGTAAAGAAGTGGATGCCACTGTAGTATATGGTGTTAACCATGATGTGCTGACCTCCGATATGACGGTTATTTCCAACGCATCCTGTACCACCAACTGCCTGGCCCCTATCGCCAAGCCCCTGAATGACGCTCTGGGCATCGAAAATGGCCTGATGACCACTATCCATGCCTACACCAATGATCAGCGCTTAAGCGACGTCTATCACACCGATGTACGCCGTGCCCGCGCTGCTGCTATGTCTATGATCCCCGCCAAAACAGGCGCCGCTGCCGCAGTAGGCCTGGTTGTGCCGGAACTGAACGGCAAAGTGGACGGTATGGCTGTAAGGGTACCGGTAATCAATGTCTCTGTGGTCGATCTGAACTTCGTTGCCAGCCGCGAAACCAGCGTTGAAGAGGTGAATAAAATCATCGCCGATGCCGCAGCGAAATCTCCCATGAATGAAGTGCTGTCGATAAACGAGCTGCCTCTGGTGTCCGTTGACTTTAATCATATTCCTTACTCGTCTATCTTTGATGCCACCCAGACCAAGGTGCAGGGTAACCTGGTCAAAGTGATGTCATGGTATGATAACGAATGGGGCTTTAGTAATCGTATGCTGGATAATGCACAATACTGGCTAAGCCTTTGA
- the malQ gene encoding 4-alpha-glucanotransferase, with protein sequence MKVSLTDQLAELRGIESNYIDAWGKPMEVEPQSKHRILEAMGYDLKDEQQLQHQIQQESEQAWLEPLDPVMVKRQNEQLVIALRLPIELVNDEMILRIHTEQGAEVEQRVVAAEGELIDAAHIQDGEFQEYLIDVNQSLELGYHQLSLLAEDEDEIASMRLIIAPQACYKPEAIDRGQKVWGLSVQLYCLRSEHNWGIGDFSDLCYLLEQAAEQGAHFVGLNPIHALYPANPDACSPYAPSSRRWLNFIYLDVTAIDGFEQPEVQKLVNSSEFQARLGHLRNVDYVDYQGVTELKLQALDLLFEHYNQQYLKGNTRQNRSFKAFTEAGGESLQILACYDALQEHLKKQGKDYWGWPVFPKGLQEYHLPEVAKFRKAHGQRIKFYLFLQWQAALQLEKAHKLAEQKQMCIGIYRDLAVGVSEGSAEIWGNKALYATDASVGAPPDILGPLGQDWGLPPMDPQQLYRQQYQPVIDLFRSNMQSCGALRIDHVMALLRLWWVPKGNSAKKGSYVYYPVDDLLGILALESQRNQVLVIGEDLGTVPEEIRQTLASNGVYSYRVFFFEQAEDGGFFSPGHYPEQSMATLTTHDMPTLTGYWHCLDLELGKSLDLYPSEEILKELYDSRHDNKQRILDTLHGHGSVPEWMGRYVEQVGMSKELNHGLQLHMATGSSALLSLQLEDWLEMDKPVNVPGTSSEYPNWQRKLSKPLESVFSSEALQGLARGLTERRQNASDGE encoded by the coding sequence ATGAAAGTATCACTGACCGATCAACTCGCCGAACTGCGCGGAATCGAATCTAATTACATTGATGCCTGGGGCAAGCCCATGGAGGTTGAGCCCCAAAGCAAACATCGCATTCTCGAAGCTATGGGGTACGATCTCAAAGACGAGCAGCAATTACAGCATCAAATTCAGCAGGAGTCAGAGCAGGCCTGGCTGGAACCTCTTGATCCGGTCATGGTAAAACGCCAGAACGAACAGCTGGTGATTGCCCTGCGCTTACCCATAGAACTGGTCAATGATGAGATGATCCTGCGCATTCACACGGAGCAGGGTGCAGAGGTTGAACAGCGGGTAGTGGCGGCTGAGGGAGAACTGATCGATGCGGCGCATATCCAGGACGGCGAATTTCAGGAATACCTGATCGATGTCAATCAGTCACTGGAGCTTGGATATCATCAGCTCAGTCTGCTGGCGGAGGATGAAGACGAAATCGCATCCATGCGCCTGATTATCGCCCCGCAGGCCTGTTATAAACCTGAAGCCATCGACAGGGGGCAGAAAGTCTGGGGCTTAAGTGTGCAGCTATATTGTCTGCGCAGCGAACATAACTGGGGCATCGGTGATTTTTCAGATCTCTGTTATCTGCTTGAACAGGCAGCAGAGCAGGGGGCCCACTTTGTGGGGCTTAACCCTATTCATGCGCTGTATCCGGCCAACCCTGATGCCTGCAGTCCCTATGCTCCGTCTTCCCGTCGCTGGCTGAACTTTATCTACCTGGATGTGACAGCTATTGACGGATTTGAACAGCCAGAAGTGCAGAAGCTGGTGAACAGCAGTGAATTCCAGGCACGGCTTGGTCATCTGCGCAATGTCGATTACGTCGATTATCAGGGCGTAACTGAACTTAAACTGCAGGCACTGGATCTGTTGTTTGAGCATTACAATCAGCAATACCTTAAAGGCAATACCAGACAGAACCGGTCGTTTAAGGCCTTTACAGAAGCAGGCGGCGAAAGCCTGCAAATATTGGCCTGTTATGACGCCTTGCAGGAACACCTGAAAAAGCAGGGTAAGGATTACTGGGGCTGGCCGGTATTTCCCAAGGGTCTGCAGGAATATCATTTACCTGAAGTCGCCAAATTCAGAAAAGCCCATGGCCAGCGAATTAAGTTCTATCTGTTTTTGCAGTGGCAGGCCGCATTGCAACTGGAAAAAGCCCACAAGCTGGCAGAGCAAAAACAGATGTGTATCGGCATTTATCGTGATTTGGCCGTAGGTGTGAGTGAAGGTAGCGCTGAGATATGGGGTAACAAAGCCTTATATGCCACCGACGCCAGTGTCGGTGCGCCGCCTGATATTCTCGGTCCTCTGGGCCAGGACTGGGGCTTGCCACCTATGGATCCCCAGCAGCTTTACCGTCAGCAGTATCAGCCTGTTATCGATCTGTTCCGTTCCAATATGCAGTCCTGCGGTGCCTTACGTATTGATCATGTGATGGCGCTGCTACGTTTGTGGTGGGTGCCTAAAGGCAACAGTGCCAAAAAAGGCAGTTATGTCTATTATCCGGTTGATGATTTGCTGGGGATCCTGGCGCTGGAAAGTCAGCGTAATCAGGTATTAGTGATAGGAGAAGATCTGGGCACGGTACCGGAAGAGATACGACAGACCCTTGCCAGTAACGGTGTGTATTCTTACCGGGTATTCTTTTTTGAACAGGCAGAAGACGGCGGATTCTTCTCGCCTGGCCATTACCCTGAGCAGTCCATGGCGACGCTGACGACTCATGATATGCCCACCCTCACAGGTTACTGGCATTGTCTGGATCTGGAATTGGGCAAGAGTCTTGATCTTTATCCCTCTGAGGAGATATTGAAGGAACTTTACGATTCCCGCCATGACAACAAACAGCGGATCCTGGACACCCTGCATGGTCATGGTTCAGTGCCTGAGTGGATGGGTCGCTATGTTGAGCAGGTGGGAATGAGTAAAGAGCTGAATCATGGCTTACAGCTGCATATGGCAACCGGCAGCAGTGCTTTGCTGAGCCTGCAACTGGAAGACTGGCTGGAAATGGATAAGCCGGTTAATGTACCGGGAACCAGCTCTGAATATCCTAACTGGCAACGAAAGCTGAGTAAGCCGCTGGAGTCTGTTTTTTCCAGCGAAGCTTTGCAGGGGCTTGCCAGAGGGTTAACCGAACGCAGACAAAACGCAAGTGACGGAGAGTAG
- the glgB gene encoding 1,4-alpha-glucan branching protein GlgB has translation MSQAVVNIEQLVQASCATPFACLGPQPVASGYVINAWLPGAEKVTVRAIETDKKLGDAKPEGHSSLFRLTISTEAPPPPYYYEVSGKEGDYHRVDPYQFQEQAYHAVHFVDHLPQNVYNQLGAQLVSLDIGLAEPVCGTRFAVYAPNASAVSLIGEFNWWDGSALPMQKTDLGYWVLFVPGIEAGNRYKYQIKDRYGNTLPHKADPVGFYADQYPSHASLVYDHNQYQWQDDSWRKQAAKDKYTNPMSIYEVHLGSWKRKIQGNEAQYLSYRELAEQLIPYVKQMGYTHMELLPVSEYPFDGSWGYQPVGLFAPTSRFGNPDEFKYFVDQCHQQGIGVIIDWVPAHFPEDGHGLARFDGTHVYEYEDPRKGWHPDWNSCIYDFGKDTVRQFLVANALYWVDKFHIDGLRVDAVASMLYLDYSREDGEWVPNVDGGNHNYEAISLLKWMNEEVYKAFPHAMTIAEESTSFAKVSRPVFEGGLGFGFKWNMGWMHDSLHYITKDPSYRRYHHNEMTFSMVYAFDENFVLPISHDEVVHGKGSLLRKMPGDEWQQAANQRCYAAFMYGHPGKKLNFMGNEIGQAAEWNHDSSIQWHLLEFDKHQGMQKLYRQLNHLYCQTPSLYECDHQPHGFEWIDHHNAEQSILSFMRKSADGRQKVYIISNFTPVPREQFRLGVDEPGEYEVLLNSDDDQYWGSGYATQTRLSAESQSWHGRAHSIRFNLPPLATLYILFNADD, from the coding sequence ATGAGTCAGGCTGTGGTGAATATCGAGCAATTGGTTCAGGCCTCCTGTGCCACCCCTTTTGCCTGTCTGGGACCCCAGCCTGTGGCGTCGGGCTATGTGATCAATGCCTGGTTGCCAGGTGCTGAAAAGGTCACGGTCAGGGCCATTGAGACGGATAAAAAACTCGGTGATGCAAAGCCCGAAGGTCACAGCAGTCTGTTTCGGCTGACCATTAGCACCGAAGCACCGCCACCGCCTTACTATTATGAGGTATCGGGCAAAGAGGGCGATTATCACAGAGTCGACCCTTATCAGTTTCAGGAGCAGGCTTATCATGCCGTGCATTTTGTCGATCATCTTCCGCAGAATGTTTATAACCAGTTAGGTGCCCAGCTGGTCAGTCTGGATATTGGCCTGGCCGAACCTGTCTGTGGTACCCGTTTTGCAGTGTATGCACCCAATGCTTCAGCCGTATCGCTGATTGGCGAGTTTAACTGGTGGGACGGTTCTGCGTTACCCATGCAAAAAACCGACCTTGGCTATTGGGTCTTGTTTGTTCCCGGCATAGAAGCAGGCAACAGATATAAATACCAGATCAAAGACCGATACGGCAATACTTTACCTCATAAGGCCGACCCGGTCGGCTTTTATGCCGATCAATACCCGTCACATGCCTCTCTTGTTTACGATCATAACCAATATCAGTGGCAGGACGACAGTTGGCGTAAACAGGCCGCAAAAGACAAATACACCAACCCCATGAGCATCTACGAGGTGCACCTGGGTTCGTGGAAACGCAAAATACAGGGTAATGAGGCGCAGTACCTGAGCTATCGGGAGCTGGCAGAGCAGTTGATCCCCTATGTCAAACAGATGGGCTACACCCATATGGAGCTGCTGCCGGTATCTGAATATCCTTTTGACGGCTCCTGGGGGTATCAGCCTGTTGGCCTGTTTGCCCCTACCAGCCGTTTTGGTAACCCTGATGAGTTCAAATATTTTGTCGATCAGTGTCACCAGCAGGGCATAGGTGTGATCATTGACTGGGTGCCGGCCCACTTTCCGGAAGACGGTCATGGCCTGGCCAGATTTGATGGTACCCATGTCTACGAGTACGAAGATCCGCGCAAGGGATGGCATCCGGACTGGAATTCCTGCATCTATGATTTTGGTAAAGACACAGTACGTCAGTTCCTGGTGGCTAATGCGCTGTACTGGGTGGATAAGTTTCATATTGACGGCCTGCGGGTGGATGCCGTGGCCTCGATGCTTTATCTGGATTATTCCCGGGAAGACGGAGAGTGGGTTCCGAATGTGGACGGCGGTAACCATAACTATGAAGCCATCAGCCTGCTCAAGTGGATGAATGAAGAGGTGTATAAAGCCTTCCCTCATGCCATGACGATTGCAGAGGAGTCCACCTCTTTTGCCAAAGTCTCACGCCCTGTGTTTGAAGGGGGCTTAGGCTTTGGCTTTAAATGGAATATGGGCTGGATGCATGACTCACTGCACTATATTACCAAAGATCCGTCCTACCGCCGCTATCATCACAATGAGATGACTTTCTCGATGGTGTATGCCTTTGATGAAAATTTTGTGCTGCCGATCTCCCATGATGAAGTGGTGCACGGTAAAGGCTCACTGCTGCGCAAGATGCCCGGCGATGAATGGCAGCAAGCGGCTAATCAGCGCTGTTATGCCGCCTTTATGTATGGTCATCCGGGCAAGAAATTGAATTTTATGGGCAATGAAATCGGTCAGGCGGCAGAGTGGAACCATGACAGTTCGATCCAGTGGCATTTGCTTGAATTCGACAAGCATCAGGGGATGCAGAAACTCTATCGGCAATTAAATCACCTTTATTGTCAGACACCTTCCTTGTATGAATGTGATCATCAGCCCCACGGCTTTGAATGGATAGATCATCATAATGCAGAGCAGAGTATTCTGTCTTTTATGCGCAAATCCGCCGATGGTCGCCAGAAAGTTTATATTATCAGCAACTTTACACCGGTCCCCAGAGAGCAATTTCGTCTGGGGGTGGATGAGCCAGGTGAGTATGAGGTGCTGCTGAATTCTGATGACGACCAGTACTGGGGCAGTGGCTATGCAACACAAACCAGGCTGAGCGCCGAGTCACAGTCCTGGCATGGACGGGCTCATTCAATTCGCTTTAATTTGCCGCCGCTGGCTACCCTTTATATTCTGTTTAATGCCGATGACTGA
- the glgX gene encoding glycogen debranching protein GlgX: MTDHYRISAGYPEPLGATLTDDGCNFAVHAPQAVVVTLCFFHGDTEEPLFEVVLPVKTGKVWHGHISGVTESMLYGYRVEGPEQPQQGEQLDAQKLLIDPYARCLNRSASWNARQYAGDSQFMLPKAVVCAPPEPYPSELRPRHGSHELILYEVHVKGISQLHPRVKEAHRGKYLGLCDPAVIGHLQELGITAVQLMPVAAFMPEPYISDKGLTNYWGYNPINFFSPDPRYAVEDPIAEFKTMVLALHRAGIEVILDVVFNHTAEGGSDGPILSFKGFDNQSYYLFEQNEFGVPDYQRYLNNSGCGNTVNTAHPVVMKLVMDALRYWVEIMGVDGFRFDLAAGLGRDPYDFSTQSGFLRAIRQDPVLSRTRLIAEPWDIGMGGYRLGQFPSHWHECNDKYRDQVRSFWRGDKGMTSSFATRLLGSRDIFHKGHRSIHSSVNMITYHDGFTLQDLVSYKERHNEDNLEQNRDGHGHNLSANYGVEGPSKDQEIVALRERQKRNLFATLLFSQGIPHILGGDELSRSQQGNNNAYCQDNEISWWNWEQTRRSTDFLDFCKMVIRLRRESELLSHLNLHDDDFSNQYNVEKVGWYRPDGARKVVDDWHDENNQAFAVELKGEGDKAEHWLLLFNASKHDVKFDLPSKDTDWYLLLNTADSDLSGCGERGYCSKFTLAYKSLCLFANKGTAEMLQRGE, translated from the coding sequence ATGACTGACCATTACCGGATTAGCGCCGGATATCCCGAACCTCTGGGTGCTACTTTGACCGATGATGGTTGTAATTTTGCCGTGCATGCACCCCAGGCAGTGGTGGTGACCCTGTGTTTTTTCCATGGCGATACCGAAGAGCCATTGTTTGAGGTGGTGCTGCCGGTAAAAACCGGTAAAGTCTGGCATGGTCATATCAGCGGTGTGACAGAGAGTATGCTCTACGGGTACCGGGTAGAGGGACCTGAGCAGCCTCAACAGGGCGAACAGCTGGATGCGCAGAAGCTGTTGATCGACCCCTATGCCCGTTGTCTGAACCGGTCGGCGAGCTGGAACGCCCGCCAGTATGCTGGCGATAGTCAGTTTATGCTGCCCAAGGCGGTAGTTTGTGCACCACCAGAACCCTATCCGTCAGAACTGCGCCCCCGTCATGGCAGTCATGAACTGATTTTGTACGAGGTCCATGTAAAGGGCATCAGTCAGTTACATCCCCGGGTAAAAGAGGCACACAGAGGTAAATATCTTGGTCTGTGTGACCCGGCCGTGATAGGGCACCTACAGGAACTTGGAATTACCGCTGTGCAATTGATGCCGGTAGCAGCCTTTATGCCCGAGCCTTATATTAGCGACAAGGGGCTGACTAACTACTGGGGCTATAACCCGATCAACTTTTTCAGCCCGGATCCCCGTTATGCCGTTGAAGATCCGATAGCAGAATTTAAAACCATGGTGCTAGCCCTGCACCGGGCCGGCATTGAGGTGATTCTGGATGTGGTATTCAACCATACCGCAGAAGGCGGCAGTGACGGGCCCATCTTAAGTTTTAAGGGTTTCGACAACCAGTCTTACTACCTGTTTGAACAAAATGAATTTGGGGTACCTGATTACCAGCGTTATCTGAATAATTCCGGTTGTGGCAATACTGTCAATACCGCTCATCCTGTGGTGATGAAGCTGGTGATGGATGCGTTGCGTTACTGGGTGGAAATCATGGGCGTAGACGGTTTTCGTTTTGACCTGGCGGCGGGATTGGGCAGGGATCCCTATGATTTCAGCACCCAGTCAGGCTTTTTGCGGGCTATTCGTCAGGATCCGGTGCTCTCCCGCACCCGCCTTATTGCCGAGCCCTGGGATATAGGTATGGGCGGATACCGGCTCGGACAGTTTCCGTCACACTGGCACGAATGCAATGATAAATACCGCGATCAGGTGCGTTCATTCTGGCGCGGCGACAAGGGCATGACCAGCTCCTTTGCCACCCGGCTGTTGGGTTCAAGAGATATCTTTCACAAAGGTCATCGCAGTATTCATAGTTCGGTAAATATGATCACCTACCATGATGGTTTTACCCTGCAGGATCTGGTCTCCTATAAAGAACGTCACAACGAAGACAACCTCGAGCAAAACCGTGATGGCCATGGTCATAACCTTTCGGCCAATTATGGTGTGGAAGGACCCAGCAAAGATCAGGAAATCGTCGCCCTGCGTGAACGTCAGAAGCGCAACCTGTTTGCCACCTTATTGTTCTCACAGGGAATCCCCCATATTCTCGGCGGCGACGAACTCAGCCGCAGCCAGCAAGGCAACAATAATGCCTATTGTCAGGACAATGAAATCAGCTGGTGGAACTGGGAGCAGACCCGCCGCAGCACGGATTTTCTTGATTTTTGTAAGATGGTCATACGCCTGCGCAGAGAGAGTGAGCTGTTAAGTCATCTGAACCTGCACGATGACGACTTCAGCAATCAATATAATGTGGAGAAAGTCGGCTGGTATCGCCCGGATGGAGCCAGAAAAGTGGTGGATGACTGGCATGATGAGAATAATCAGGCCTTTGCCGTGGAGCTTAAAGGTGAGGGTGATAAGGCCGAACATTGGTTGTTACTTTTTAATGCCAGTAAGCATGATGTGAAATTTGATTTACCCTCAAAAGACACGGACTGGTACCTGCTGTTGAATACGGCGGATAGCGATTTGTCTGGCTGTGGCGAGAGAGGCTACTGTAGCAAATTCACCCTGGCATATAAAAGCCTGTGCCTGTTTGCTAATAAGGGCACCGCCGAGATGCTGCAAAGAGGCGAGTGA
- the gndA gene encoding NADP-dependent phosphogluconate dehydrogenase: MTDDKQLCDIGFIGLGVMGKNLTLNLADNGYRIACFDLDQTKVDGILAQDAAERGDKAARIVGCRSYTELLSRLKAPHLIIVSVPAGEPVDHVCNHLIDAGIGADDIVVDTGNSLWTDSVAREQHFKGKFIFFSTAVSGGEVGARFGPSLMPSGDPYAWTRIKPVWEAIAAKVDPATGKPLPAKGPGQPVTEGEPCATYIGPVGAGHYVKMVHNGIEYADMQLICEAYQVMRQGLGMAPQDIAATFRTWNQGVLNSYLIEISAEVLEKQDDETGEPLVDMIMDKAGQKGTGLWTAVSALQVGSPAQTIAQAVFARSISSLKKERVHAATMLKGPEPVELSSDEKQQAVNNLQDALYCSKICAYAQGFQLMDMASKEHGWKLDFAEIAKIWRAGCIIRAVFLQSITQAYASNDELANLLLDPFFASQIQAFQRNWRQAVADATLMGIPCAAMSSALNYYDSYRSETLPANLLQGQRDYFGAHTYERVDQPEGRKFHIEWSQPGQPQVQIKK, from the coding sequence ATGACAGATGATAAGCAGCTTTGTGACATAGGTTTTATTGGCTTGGGGGTGATGGGTAAAAACCTGACCCTTAATCTGGCAGACAACGGCTATCGCATCGCCTGTTTTGACCTGGATCAGACCAAGGTTGACGGCATCCTGGCTCAGGATGCCGCCGAGCGGGGCGATAAGGCCGCCCGTATTGTCGGTTGTCGTTCCTATACTGAACTGTTATCACGACTCAAGGCGCCTCACCTGATTATTGTTTCCGTGCCCGCCGGTGAGCCGGTGGATCATGTGTGTAATCATCTGATTGATGCCGGTATTGGTGCTGATGATATTGTGGTCGACACCGGCAACAGCCTGTGGACGGATTCGGTTGCCAGAGAACAGCACTTTAAGGGCAAGTTTATTTTCTTTTCCACTGCCGTATCCGGCGGTGAAGTGGGTGCCCGGTTCGGGCCCTCACTGATGCCATCCGGCGATCCCTATGCCTGGACCCGGATTAAACCTGTGTGGGAAGCCATCGCGGCTAAAGTGGATCCAGCTACCGGCAAACCACTGCCTGCCAAAGGGCCGGGTCAGCCTGTCACAGAAGGCGAGCCTTGTGCCACCTATATCGGGCCTGTGGGTGCCGGGCACTATGTGAAGATGGTGCACAATGGCATTGAATATGCGGACATGCAGCTGATCTGTGAAGCTTATCAGGTGATGCGTCAGGGACTGGGTATGGCACCGCAAGATATCGCTGCCACCTTCAGAACCTGGAATCAGGGGGTACTGAACAGCTATCTGATTGAAATCAGCGCCGAAGTACTGGAAAAACAGGATGATGAAACCGGTGAACCACTGGTGGATATGATCATGGACAAGGCCGGCCAGAAAGGCACTGGCCTGTGGACCGCGGTCAGTGCCCTGCAGGTTGGCAGTCCGGCGCAAACCATCGCTCAGGCGGTGTTTGCCCGCAGTATTTCCAGTCTTAAAAAGGAGCGGGTGCATGCGGCCACAATGCTTAAAGGTCCTGAACCTGTTGAATTGAGCAGTGATGAGAAACAGCAGGCGGTCAACAATTTGCAGGATGCCCTGTATTGCTCAAAAATCTGCGCCTATGCACAGGGCTTCCAGTTGATGGATATGGCCAGCAAGGAACATGGCTGGAAACTGGACTTTGCCGAGATCGCTAAGATCTGGCGGGCAGGCTGTATTATCCGCGCGGTATTTTTACAGTCTATCACCCAGGCCTATGCCAGTAATGATGAACTGGCGAACCTATTACTGGATCCGTTTTTTGCCAGCCAGATTCAGGCCTTTCAGCGCAACTGGCGTCAGGCTGTGGCCGATGCAACGCTGATGGGCATACCCTGCGCAGCCATGTCATCGGCACTGAATTATTATGACTCATATCGTAGCGAAACCTTACCGGCTAATTTGCTGCAGGGGCAGCGGGATTACTTTGGTGCGCACACTTATGAGCGTGTTGACCAGCCGGAAGGGCGCAAATTCCATATAGAATGGAGCCAACCCGGGCAGCCACAGGTACAAATTAAAAAATAA
- a CDS encoding DUF2989 domain-containing protein, with protein MHKTPLLCLLLLTLTACDGLNSLTVKDICKQQPQMCGDLNPDSWCRAEKALIIKNRYAQSQAPTDRGTYEQLLNFEAYKKCIAKASQIEHIKLKERKSERVKGLLTAERELRRLAQQTRAVDSPHLLYYHWSRFQNEEALKGFLAYENTPQMEYPEMQVALASYYIKFDRIKAIRLLYRALELYEDDDNIDSEIFRSLSSLFMKEEQFDWAYLWGYVGREFGVDNLNLTSIEVILHQQSKQAGPIENKAEKIIDQLQDGRFKAP; from the coding sequence ATGCACAAAACTCCACTGCTCTGTTTGCTGTTGCTGACACTAACAGCCTGCGACGGTTTAAACTCATTAACAGTAAAAGATATCTGTAAACAACAGCCACAAATGTGCGGAGATCTGAACCCGGACAGTTGGTGCCGGGCAGAAAAAGCCCTGATCATCAAAAACCGTTATGCTCAGTCACAGGCTCCCACTGATCGCGGTACCTATGAGCAGTTGCTGAATTTTGAAGCCTATAAAAAGTGCATTGCCAAAGCCTCGCAGATTGAACATATCAAACTCAAAGAGAGAAAATCAGAACGGGTCAAAGGCCTGCTCACTGCAGAGCGTGAGCTCAGGCGGCTGGCACAGCAAACCCGGGCCGTCGACAGCCCTCACCTGCTCTATTACCACTGGTCACGATTCCAGAATGAGGAGGCCTTAAAAGGTTTTCTGGCCTATGAAAACACACCGCAGATGGAGTATCCGGAGATGCAGGTGGCGCTGGCCAGTTACTACATCAAGTTCGATCGAATCAAAGCCATTCGTCTTCTGTACAGGGCGCTGGAGCTCTATGAAGATGACGACAACATCGATAGCGAAATTTTCCGCAGTCTGAGCAGTTTATTTATGAAGGAAGAGCAATTCGACTGGGCTTATCTGTGGGGCTACGTGGGTCGGGAATTTGGTGTCGACAACCTTAATCTGACCAGTATTGAGGTGATTCTGCATCAACAATCCAAACAAGCCGGACCGATTGAGAATAAGGCAGAAAAAATCATTGACCAGCTACAGGACGGGCGCTTTAAGGCGCCCTAA